The stretch of DNA CAGTGGATGGAAAGCGCCGCCCATGGCGATGACGGGCCGGGCTGGCGTCCTCGTTGGTAAACTTCAGAGATACTTGGCCAGTTCGGACAGCTGCGCCAGTTTCTCGCGCAGCTCCGGCGTCAGCTCGCCCAGCGTATCGGTCAGGTGATGTTCGATATGATGGGCCACCAGCCGCTTCTTGGCCTTGTCCAGAGCCGCCACCACCGCGGCCAGTTGCTGGGCCACATCGAGCGCGCTGCGGTTATCCTCGATCATCGCGATGATGCTGGCGAGGTGACCGTTGGCGCGCTTGAGGCGGTTGGTCAGGTCCTTGTCGGTGGCGTGGCTCATCGCGCCGGTTCAGAGCAGATGGCGCGCGCCGTCAAGCGCAATCACCGCCCCCACGATCAGGATCACCGCGCCTGAGAGCAGCGGCGCCTTGCGCACCGCATCGCCAAACCCGCTCCAGCGTTTTTCCAGATGGCGCAGCGAGAGCGCGGCCAGCACGCCTGATGCCACCATCGTCAGCGCCAGCCCAACCGAGAACCCCGTTACCAGCACCGCGCCCAGCGCCACCCGATGCAATTGCAGGCAGAGCATCAGCACCGTGATGGCGCCGGGGCAAGGCACCAGCCCGCCCGTCAGGCCAAAGAGCACGATCTGGCCCGTGGTGACCGATCGGCCCGCAAAGCGGCGGCGGATATCCTCGGCATGGGCCGCCTCATGGGCATCGACATAGCCGCCGGTGGCCAGTTCGAGTTCGTGGATCTCTTCCTCACTCGGCTCGTGATGATGATGGTGCCCGTGGTGGTGATCATGGCCATGGTGATGATCGTGTCCATGATGGTGATCATGGCCGTGATGATGCGCATGGTCATGGGCCGCGTGCAGATCGGCCCGCGCGCGCCAGATCATCCAGACCGCCATCGCCACAATCACCGCGCCCGAGGCCAATTGGAAATAGGGTTCGGTATCCTCCGCCCGGAAGGAGCCAAAGGCCCACATCCCTCCCATCGCCACCAGCCACACCACCAGCGTATGCGACAGCGTGGCCGCCAGCCCCAGCAGCACCGCCTGACGCACCGTACCCTTCACCGCGATGATGAAGGCGGCCATCATGGTCTTGGAATGGCCCGGCTCCAGCCCGTGCAACGCGCCCAGCAGAATGGCGCTGGGGATGAAGAGCCAGCCATGGGCGGCGTCCTGGGCGATAAGGGCGGTGAGGTCGGTCATGGCCTGCAAGTATCCCCCCTGGGGGGATATGGCAAGGGTGATATTGTCGCGCCTTTGCCATCGCCTCGGTTGACATGCGGCCCGGCAGGCGCCAAAGGCCGTTCATCCCTTGGGGAGTAGCCATCCGCATTTTCAGCGGAGCGTATGTCAACAAACTTGGCCCCGGCCATGGCATGCGCGACCTTTCCGGTTCGGCGAGACCATGGATCGGCATGCACTCGGGGTCGGGTGCGTGCCCGGTTCATGTGTCCAATTTCCGGCCCCGTGGAATTTGTTCATGTCTTCTTTGACGATCACTGTCGCGCTGCTGCTTGGGTCGGCTGTCGTGATCTATCTGGCCTGCGAATATTTCGTGAATGGCGTTGAATGGGTCGGCGAAAAGATGGACGTCGGCCAGAAAGCGACCGGCACCATTCTGGCCGCCTTCGGCACGGCCCTGCCCGAAAGCGTGGTGACGCTGGTGGCGGTGGCCTTTGGCACGGGGGCCGCAGCCAAGGAACTGGGCGTGGGGGCGGCGCTGGGCGGCCCGCTGGCGCTGTCGACCATTGCCTATGCCACGGTGGGCGTGGTGCTGCTGCTGACGGGGCGGCGGCTGGTGGGCTCGGCGGAAATGGCGCATACTTTCCGCCATCTCAGCAAGGATCAGGGATGGTTTCTGACCATTTTTGCCGCCAAGATCACGCTGGGCCTGATCGCCTTCGCGTGGAAACCTTGGCTGGGCGTGCTGTTTCTGGCGGCCTACGCGCTCTATGTCCGTCAGGAGCTGGGCGGCGAAGGCGATGATGCCGAAGAGGGTATCGAGCCGCTGAAATTCCAGCCCAGGCGTGCGGTTCCTGCCACGGCCATGGCTGTTTTTCAGGTGCTGGTGGCGCTGGTGGTGATCTTTGTCGCCTCGCAGACTTTCGTGCGGCAACTGGAGGCGCTGGGGCCGGCGCTGGGCCTGCGCCCGCAATTGCTGGCGCTGCTTTTCAGCCCGATCGCGACGGAATTGCCCGAAACGATGAATGCGGTGATCTGGGTGCGTCAGGGCAAGTACAAGCTGGCGCTTGCCAATATTTCGGGTGCGATGATGATCCAGGCGACGATCCCCACCGCACTGGGCCTGTTCTTCACGCCCTGGCTGCTGACGCCGCCGCTTCTGGTGGCGGC from Novosphingobium humi encodes:
- a CDS encoding metal-sensing transcriptional repressor, encoding MSHATDKDLTNRLKRANGHLASIIAMIEDNRSALDVAQQLAAVVAALDKAKKRLVAHHIEHHLTDTLGELTPELREKLAQLSELAKYL
- a CDS encoding sodium:calcium antiporter yields the protein MTITVALLLGSAVVIYLACEYFVNGVEWVGEKMDVGQKATGTILAAFGTALPESVVTLVAVAFGTGAAAKELGVGAALGGPLALSTIAYATVGVVLLLTGRRLVGSAEMAHTFRHLSKDQGWFLTIFAAKITLGLIAFAWKPWLGVLFLAAYALYVRQELGGEGDDAEEGIEPLKFQPRRAVPATAMAVFQVLVALVVIFVASQTFVRQLEALGPALGLRPQLLALLFSPIATELPETMNAVIWVRQGKYKLALANISGAMMIQATIPTALGLFFTPWLLTPPLLVAAGATMAAILVMFLVFRRGKASRGLLAGMGLLYLVFAGVIAALHLG
- a CDS encoding nickel/cobalt efflux transporter; this encodes MTDLTALIAQDAAHGWLFIPSAILLGALHGLEPGHSKTMMAAFIIAVKGTVRQAVLLGLAATLSHTLVVWLVAMGGMWAFGSFRAEDTEPYFQLASGAVIVAMAVWMIWRARADLHAAHDHAHHHGHDHHHGHDHHHGHDHHHGHHHHHEPSEEEIHELELATGGYVDAHEAAHAEDIRRRFAGRSVTTGQIVLFGLTGGLVPCPGAITVLMLCLQLHRVALGAVLVTGFSVGLALTMVASGVLAALSLRHLEKRWSGFGDAVRKAPLLSGAVILIVGAVIALDGARHLL